Proteins encoded within one genomic window of Triticum aestivum cultivar Chinese Spring chromosome 2D, IWGSC CS RefSeq v2.1, whole genome shotgun sequence:
- the LOC123055009 gene encoding phosphopantothenoylcysteine decarboxylase subunit VHS3 isoform X2 has translation MPDFKMGGKRGDESAPTDAGDEDGEDDDGDEDGDFAEGEEEISEGEEYDNPKASDAKKKQIGEGEENGEDDEEEQEEQEGGGGDDDDDDDDDDDNEDDDDDDDEVAAEDDEDGVEEEDDDQDNDNDEEDDDEDSLQPPKKRKK, from the coding sequence ATGCCAGACTTCAAGATGGGTGGAAAGAGGGGCGATGAATCTGCCCCTACTGATGCTGGTGATGAAGATGGCGAAGATGATGACGGGGACGAGGATGGCGACTTCGCGGAGGGCGAAGAGGAAATCTCGGAAGGAGAGGAGTATGACAACCCCAAGGCCAGTGACGCCAAGAAGAAACAAATAGGCGAGGGTGAGGAGAATGGCGAGGATGATGAGGAAGAACAAGAGGAGCAGGAAGGTGGAGGaggtgacgacgatgatgacgacgacgacgacgatgacaatgaggacgatgacgatgatgacgatgaagtCGCTGCTGAAGACGATGAGGATGGAGTAGAAGAGGAGGATGACGACCAGGACAACGACAatgacgaggaggacgacgacgaggactcgCTCCAGCccccgaagaagaggaagaagtga
- the LOC123050450 gene encoding bifunctional epoxide hydrolase 2-like, whose product MAQEIEHTQLSVRGISLHVAQVGKDELGTVVFLHGFPEIWYSWRHQMQAVAAAGYRAIAPDSRGYGLSDQPPEHEEPSWEDLVADVLAILDALSIPKAFLVGKDFGAMPAYDFTLRHPGRTRGVACLGIPFSPIPFDFAGTMPEGFYPLRWRQPGRAEADFGRYDIRRVVRTIYVLFSGSEVPVAEQGQETMDLADGSAPLPGWFTEEDLDVYAALYENSGFGFPIRMPYGSLDKMATQLDARFEVPVLMVMGENDYVMKLPGFEAAVMGGMMAGFAPDLKVAFVPEGSHFVQEQFPAQVNELLLAS is encoded by the exons ATGGCGCAAGAGATAGAGCACACACAGCTCTCCGTCCGTGGCATCAGCCTACACGTTGCTCAAGTAGGAAAAG ATGAGCTTGGGACGGTGGTGTTCTTGCACGGCTTCCCGGAGATATGGTACTCGTGGCGCCACCAGATGCAGGCCGTGGCCGCCGCAGGGTACCGCGCCATCGCGCCGGACAGCCGCGGGTACGGCCTGTCGGACCAGCCGCCGGAGCACGAGGAGCCCTCCTGGgaggacctcgtcgccgacgtgctcgcCATCCTCGACGCCCTCTCCATCCCCAAG gcGTTCCTGGTGGGCAAGGACTTCGGCGCCATGCCGGCGTACGACTTCACGCTGCGGCACCCGGGCCGCACCCGCGGCGTGGCGTGCCTGGGCATCCCCTTCAGCCCGATCCCCTTCGACTTCgccggcaccatgccggagggctTCTACCCGCTGCGGTGGCGCCAGCCGGGGCGGGCGGAGGCGGACTTCGGGCGGTACGACATCCGGCGCGTGGTGCGCACCATCTACGTGCTCTTCTCCGGCAGCGAGGTCCCGGTCGCCGAACAAGGCCAGGAGACCATGGACCTCGCCGACGGCTCCGCGCCACTGCCGGGGTGGTTCACCGAGGAGGACCTCGACGTGTACGCGGCGCTCTACGAGAACTCCGGCTTCGGGTTCCCGATCCGCATGCCGTACGGGTCCCTGGACAAGATGGCGACCCAGCTGGACGCCAGGTTCGAGGTGCCGGTGCTGATGGTGATGGGGGAGAACGACTACGTGATGAAGCTGCCGGGGTTCGAGGCCGCCGTGATGGGCGGCATGATGGCCGGCTTCGCGCCTGACCTCAAGGTCGCCTTCGTCCCGGAGGGCAGCCATTTCGTGCAGGAGCAGTTCCCGGCGCAGGTTAACGAGCTCCTCCTTGCTTCTTGA
- the LOC123055009 gene encoding phosphopantothenoylcysteine decarboxylase subunit VHS3 isoform X1 — MDTAMHPAAGDDDVLADLLTVGTGTDTEGIICGMPDFKMGGKRGDESAPTDAGDEDGEDDDGDEDGDFAEGEEEISEGEEYDNPKASDAKKKQIGEGEENGEDDEEEQEEQEGGGGDDDDDDDDDDDNEDDDDDDDEVAAEDDEDGVEEEDDDQDNDNDEEDDDEDSLQPPKKRKK, encoded by the exons ATGGACACCGCCATGcaccccgccgccggcgacgacgacgtccTCGCCGACCTGCTCACCGTCGGCACCGGCACCGACACCGAG GGCATTATTTGTGGTATGCCAGACTTCAAGATGGGTGGAAAGAGGGGCGATGAATCTGCCCCTACTGATGCTGGTGATGAAGATGGCGAAGATGATGACGGGGACGAGGATGGCGACTTCGCGGAGGGCGAAGAGGAAATCTCGGAAGGAGAGGAGTATGACAACCCCAAGGCCAGTGACGCCAAGAAGAAACAAATAGGCGAGGGTGAGGAGAATGGCGAGGATGATGAGGAAGAACAAGAGGAGCAGGAAGGTGGAGGaggtgacgacgatgatgacgacgacgacgacgatgacaatgaggacgatgacgatgatgacgatgaagtCGCTGCTGAAGACGATGAGGATGGAGTAGAAGAGGAGGATGACGACCAGGACAACGACAatgacgaggaggacgacgacgaggactcgCTCCAGCccccgaagaagaggaagaagtga
- the LOC123055008 gene encoding UBP1-associated protein 2B, whose translation MAPKKRKADPAAAAGADPAAHHEKPEQKPRVGTIYYPITDDPPEPAADAAAAAALEDEDLAYDYEEEDVTKLLEPLSREQLVALLRAAAEASPATMAAVRRAAESDPASRKLFVHGLGWGAGVEDLRSAFSRFGELEDCRVITDKQSGKSKGYGFVLYQSRTSALRALRRPQLEIGGRLAFCHLAASGPAPPASQSQNPSSNANASSGATNNSAPASSSSLPDNMQRKIFVGNVHADVDVNRLYEYFSQFGEIEEGPLGFDKSTGKPKGFALFVYKSVDSARRALEEPMRNFDGKMLNVQKAIDGRTKGSSGSNSNANNANATAASTQMTVPSIAAINPYDPSAYGATAVHDMGFAQQAALLGMGAQQQAFAQPNTAMLAMMAAAMQNPAMLASLNPAFAAAALGAGGQAGIPGFGAQGFGTQGFGAAGVNFPNAAGLQGAAAYQGGPPGFQGTPGFPTSAGFQVGQAASQTGTTAAATGAAGGYQAGAAGQGQVSNTQIGGTGFQGGY comes from the coding sequence ATGGCGCCGAAGAAGCGGaaggcggatccggcggcggccgccggcgccgaccccgccgcccaccACGAGAAGCCCGAGCAGAAGCCCCGCGTCGGGACCATCTACTACCCCATCACCGACGACCCCCCGGAGCCGGccgcggacgccgccgccgccgccgctctggaGGACGAGGACCTCGCCTACGACTACGAGGAGGAGGACGTCACCAAGCTGCTCGAGCCGCTCTCCCGGGAGCAGCTCGTCGCGCTGCTCCGCGCGGCCGCCGAGGCCAGCCCCGCCACCATGGCGGCCGTGCGCCGCGCGGCCGAGTCCGACCCCGCCAGCAGGAAGCTCTTCGTGCACGGCCTCGGCTGGGGCGCCGGCGTCGAGGACCTCCGCTCCGCCTTCTCCCGCTTCGGCGAGCTCGAGGACTGCCGCGTCATCACGGACAAGCAGTCCGGCAAGTCCAAGGGCTACGGCTTCGTCCTCTACCAGTCCCGCACCTCGGCGCtccgcgccctccgccgcccccAGCTCGAAATCGGCGGCCGCCTCGCCTTCTGCCACCTCGCCGCCTCGGGCCCCGCTCCCCCGGCCTCCCAGTCCCAGAACCCTAGCTCCAACGCCAACGCCAGCTCGGGCGCCACCAACAACAGCGCCCCCGCTTCCTCCTCCTCGCTGCCTGACAACATGCAGCGCAAGATCTTTGTTGGCAACGTGCACGCTGATGTTGATGTAAATCGCCTCTATGAGTACTTCTCGCAGTTTGGTGAGATTGAAGAGGGGCCGCTGGGCTTTGACAAGAGCACCGGCAAGCCCAAGGGGTTTGCGCTGTTCGTTTACAAGTCTGTGGACAGTGCTCGCCGTGCCCTGGAGGAGCCTATGAGGAATTTTGATGGCAAGATGCTCAATGTGCAGAAGGCCATAGATGGGAGGACAAAGGGCTCATCTGGGTCGAACTCGAATGCTAACAATGCCAATGCCACCGCTGCTTCTACACAAATGACCGTGCCCTCTATTGCCGCCATTAATCCATATGATCCATCAGCGTATGGTGCCACTGCTGTTCATGACATGGGGTTCGCCCAGCAAGCTGCCTTGCTGGGGATGGGTGCACAGCAGCAAGCATTTGCGCAGCCCAATACTGCAATGCTGGCCATGATGGCAGCCGCGATGCAGAACCCAGCCATGCTTGCATCGCTAAATCCAGCTTTTGCTGCTGCTGCATTGGGCGCCGGGGGGCAAGCTGGCATTCCTGGTTTTGGAGCTCAGGGCTTTGGGACACAAGGGTTTGGGGCTGCTGGCGTCAATTTTCCAAATGCAGCAGGTCTTCAGGGAGCTGCAGCATATCAAGGAGGGCCTCCTGGTTTTCAGGGGACACCTGGGTTCCCCACTTCTGCTGGGTTTCAGGTCGGCCAAGCAGCTTCCCAAACGGGCACTACTGCAGCGGCCACTGGTGCTGCTGGTGGTTATCAGGCTGGGGCTGCTGGGCAGGGCCAAGTGTCCAATACCCAGATTGGTGGCACTGGTTTTCAGGGTGGCTATTGA
- the LOC123055010 gene encoding MICOS complex subunit mic60 — protein MLRRCVRDLYPLRSLRRIPRPISSEVQSPTFGQLRRNSTKASQQGSAQKSVPGPKEEPSKSGSKVPKLLLGTLLVGAAGMAAYQAGYIDLQFMDEKLPSTIREQNLTKMYENLKSPFEQKVDQKQTMLDPKNGIVQDTPKGLPAEGIPTAGEQPTPAEEKETETVTQGTLPVQDEHGADTKLPSQDTLSVDIKPNVVNKAAGEVPLGQADKISSTVSPVESSPTTAEVQKDPLGADVGEQKSLAETYLLQEEHDIPKDVSAKETKSDGIVGGVKASDDGKIMLDIIDAIHAAEKKQADTDAYTYSEEKRKLKERYEKELKDTRARELMYAEEAAILDKELKKEKMKAAAAVKELQEKTEQKLMDELQRKDEEASQQVEKVQELAKAELAAALAKEKASQIEQIAEADLNIDALCMAFYARSEEARQSHSVHKLALGTLALEEALSSGSPIRTEVDQLRKSLEGIDKDSLLELALSSLPEDVLKYGSDTRMELKQKFNSLKATIRHFGLIPSGGGGILTHAVAHVASNIKVEEDPSGDGVESLISRVEDLIVGGDLTAATEALTGGLQGTAAEEAAAEWVKQARKRAIAEQTLTLLHSYASSITFT, from the exons ATGTTGCGCCG GTGCGTGCGGGATCTGTACCCGCTGCGGTCCCTCAGGAGGATCCCCAGGCCGATCTCCAGCGAG GTCCAGAGTCCAACATTTGGTCAACTAAGAAGAAACTCAACAAAAGCATCCCAACAAGGTTCAGCACAGAAATCTGTCCCTGGACCTAAAGAAGAACCTTCTAAGTCTGGAAGCAAGGTTCCAAAGCTTCTGCTTGGAACTCTGCTTGTTGGTGCTGCTGGTATGGCCGCTTATCAAGCTGGCTACATAGACCTTCAGTTTATGGATGAAAAATTGCCTTCGACCATCAGGGAGCAAAATCTCACAAAGATGTATGAAAATCTGAAGTCCCCTTTTGAACAAAAGGTTGATCAGAAACAAACCATGTTGGATCCAAAGAATGGCATTGTTCAGGATACACCCAAGGGCCTTCCAGCTGAAGGGATTCCAACTGCCGGTGAGCAGCCTACTCCTgcagaagaaaaagaaacagaaaccgTAACCCAGGGAACACTGCCAGTTCAAGATGAGCATGGTGCTGATACTAAACTGCCGTCTCAAGATACTCTCTCTGTTGATATAAAGCCAAATGTTGTAAATAAGGCAGCAGGTGAAGTTCCTCTTGGACAAGCTGACAAGATAAGTAGCACAGTTTCTCCAGTAGAATCAAGCCCAACAACGGCTGAAGTACAAAAG GATCCATTAGGTGCTGATGTAGGTGAACAGAAATCTCTTGCTGAGACATATTTACTACAGGAGGAGCATGATATTCCTAAAGATGTG AGTGCTAAGGAGACTAAAAGTGATGGCATTGTTGGTGGTGTAAAAGCTTCCGATGATGGGAAAATTATGCTGGATATTATAGATGCTATTCATGCCGCTGAAAAAAAGCAGGCAGATACAGATGCTTACACGTATTCTGAAGAGAAAAGGAAGTTGAAG GAAAGATACGAAAAGGAGCTGAAGGATACTAGGGCCCGGGAGCTCATGTACGCTGAAGAGGCAGCAATTCTGGATAAG GAGctgaagaaagagaaaatgaaggcTGCTGCTGCAGTTAAAGAACTTCAAGAAAAAACTGAACAAAAGCTGATGGATGAGCTGCAGCGGAAG GATGAGGAAGCAAGTCAACAAGTTGAGAAGGTACAAGAGTTGGCAAAAGCCGAACTGGCCGCAGCTcttgcaaaggagaaagcatcccAGATCGAACAGATTGCTGAAGCAGATCTCAAT ATAGATGCTTTGTGTATGGCATTCTATGCGCGATCTGAAGAAGCTCGGCAGAGTCATTCTGTTCATAAGCTTGCTCTA GGCACTCTTGCTTTGGAAGAAGCTCTATCCAGCGGCTCGCCAATCCGGACAGAGGTCGATCAATTGCGTAAATCTCTTGAAGGTATTGATAAAGATTCACTGTTAGAATTGGCTCTTTCATCGCTTCCAGAAGATGTTCTCAAGTATGGATCAGATACCCGGATGGAGTTAAAACAGAAG TTTAATTCCTTGAAGGCAACAATCAGACATTTCGGTCTTATACCATCAGGTGGTGGTGGTATACTTACGCATGCTGTCGCTCATGTTGCTTCTAACATCAAG GTCGAAGAGGACCCATCTGGAGATGGTGTTGAGTCTCTCATAAGCAGAGTGGAAGACTTGATTGTAGGAGGAGATTTGACTGCAGCAACCGAAGCCCTGACAGGAGGGTTGCAGGGGACCGCAGCGGAGGAAGCAGCTGCCGAGTGGGTGAAGCAGGCAAGGAAACGCGCGATTGCAGAGCAGACGCTCACCCTGCTTCACTCGTACGCTTCTTCGATCACATTTACGTGA